GAAGCGGATGATTCTGACCGGCGAGCGCGTCGATGCCGCGACGGCCTTGCGCATCGGTCTCGTCGAGGAGGTGGTGGAAAAGGGCGCTGCGCGCGAGGCCGCATTGACGATGGCGACCCGCGTCACCACGCTGAGCCCGCAAGCAGTCTCGTTCAGCAAGAGCCTGATTCATCAGGCGCGTCATGGCGTGCCGCGCTCGGCGGCGCTGGCGGTAGAACGCGAGCGCTTCGTGGATCTGTTCGACGGGCCGGATCAGCGCGAAGGCGTCAACGCATTCCTCGAAAAACGTGCGCCGCAATGGCAGGTGACGCAGGGAACGCGCGCAGGGGACCCGTCATGAATGCCGTGGTGAACCCACGTAGCGCTACCGCCGTGATGGCCGATGGCTCGGCGGAACAGGCGGCCGAACCGGCCATCCTGTTTCGCGTGCTCAACCGCGTCGCGATCATCACGCTGAACCGGCCGACCGCGCTGAACGCGCTATCGCACCCCATGGTGCGCGAACTCGCGGCGCTGCTCGAGCGTTGCCGGACGGACGACGCCATCCTCGCCGTGGTGCTGCGCGGCGCGGGCGAAAAGGGCTTCTGCGCGGGCGGCGACGTGCGCGAACTGTACCGTATGAAAATGCGCGGCGAGACCGGCTGGCAAGCGTTCTTTATCGACGAATACCGGCTCGATTACGCGCTGCATACTTTTCCGAAGCCGATCGTGGCGCTGCTCGACGGCATCACGATGGGCGGCGGCATGGGGCTGGGTCAGGCGGCGAGGCTGCGCGTCGTCACCGAGCGCACGAAGATTGCGATGCCCGAGACGCGCATCGGTTTCCTGCCCGATGTCGGCGCCACGCATTTCCTCGCCGTGATGCCGGTGGAAGTCGAGTTGTATGTCGGGTTGACCGGTGTGACGCTGTCCGGCGCGGATGCCGTGCGTCTGCAACTGGCCGATCTGTGCGTCCCCGCCGAATGGCTCGCCAGCTTCGAGGAGCGGCTGCAACGCATGTCCACAGACGGCGAGCTACTGCCCGCGCTGCGCGCAGTGTTCGAACCGCCGTGCAACATCGTGCCGCATGCCGTGCTCGGACCGTTCACGCAACTGATCCTGCGGCATTTCGATCGGCGCTCGAGTGTCGAGCGGACCGTGGCTACGCTACGTCACGATCTGGAGCGCGAGCCGCCGCGCGAAGTGCGCCAATGGCTGCAGGCCACCTTCGATGCGCTAATGAGCCATT
Above is a genomic segment from Paraburkholderia phenazinium containing:
- a CDS encoding enoyl-CoA hydratase/isomerase family protein — its product is MADGSAEQAAEPAILFRVLNRVAIITLNRPTALNALSHPMVRELAALLERCRTDDAILAVVLRGAGEKGFCAGGDVRELYRMKMRGETGWQAFFIDEYRLDYALHTFPKPIVALLDGITMGGGMGLGQAARLRVVTERTKIAMPETRIGFLPDVGATHFLAVMPVEVELYVGLTGVTLSGADAVRLQLADLCVPAEWLASFEERLQRMSTDGELLPALRAVFEPPCNIVPHAVLGPFTQLILRHFDRRSSVERTVATLRHDLEREPPREVRQWLQATFDALMSHSPTMLHVTREALLRGRQMTLAECFRMELGIVSRVIEEGDFCEGVRAHLVDKDRQPRWAPMTLAEVRSERVRHFLASPWRSEAHPLAALGGTGLVD